Proteins from a single region of Candidatus Parcubacteria bacterium:
- a CDS encoding efflux RND transporter permease subunit (Derived by automated computational analysis using gene prediction method: Protein Homology. GO_component: GO:0016020 - membrane [Evidence IEA]; GO_function: GO:0022857 - transmembrane transporter activity [Evidence IEA]): MEVDLKNLEEEPKNIKATAEAADTSGASTADQLYLRRVKFKPRLRRGWLNFFVSRPRVIFLLIAFLTAIGIYAYQSLPRESSPEVKIPYAAVFTTYPGASPADVEELVTKPLEGGISGLKGVKQITSESSNSLSMITVEFDAKEDLADALRRLRDEVNSLSNRFPAEVSTPLVQEISADDSPIWVFTLSGDYDGFVLRDAATEIKNELEKVPGVREVIISGGDERQFSIDYDSSKLSFYNLSPALANQAVVARNSAIPVGTFDGEKYSYALRTDAQPKSLDDLRNTPLSHTSEGAIIYLKDVAAVEEAAIKKSSLSRLSQQGSEPQESIGFQVLKKTGGNIIEVVAAGKERLDTKLETLPPGLTYATTLDMSAMVEADFNQLTGDFVMTIILVFTILFLIVGFKEALVAGLAVPLVFFGTFAVMLFSGISLNFLSLYALILSLGLLVDDAIVVVSATKQYLKSGKFTPEEAVLLVLNDFKLVLTASTLTTVWAFLPLLLVSGIMGEYLKSIPITISTTLILSLIIALIINHPLAAVLERVRFGKGLFFTALALVFGAAVWAATSGTIVGGVVAALLLALAAVAGVWYFRGGRVKLQKNSDLMAAETADDEKIKRKLISQSAPVGNNFFARLFHGVIHFDKVLPLYEKYLRPIIEKRLARRRFFGGVMLLFVIALALPAVGILKYEFFPKTDLEYITIDIKAPHGLKLSETDKIVQAVESHLLAYPEIDNFSTVVGGGGALAYLSGDSSSKASITIRLKPLAARAFKSYELADAWGQDLKTITGAEITVSALAAGPPTGADFEVQIHGDDLQELERITFELEEILNNIEGVATTKDSLEEAQADYTFILNPDRLELYDLNAAYVGGTLRLAISGTEVTTVLNDGEEIKVIAKVAEDKLENLAALQNLQLSNLKGQTVFLKDVATVKLEPAAASIARVDETRSVTLSAQLTATGNSATVLEDFQAQTKDYQLPAGYQIVYGGASQEITDSTNSMVQAMVVALLLIIITLVIQFNSFRQALIILVTIPLALIGVSFGLSLIRVPMSLPALIGVLGLFGIVVKNAIILVDKINLNLRTGIPFNEAIIDAGKSRLEAIFITSVSTIFGLLPITISSEMWRGLGTAIISGLMLSSFFTLFAVPALYVSLVKPPKKKFTV, translated from the coding sequence ATGGAGGTCGATTTAAAAAATTTAGAAGAGGAGCCGAAAAATATTAAGGCGACGGCAGAAGCTGCGGACACCTCAGGTGCTTCAACGGCCGATCAGCTTTATTTAAGACGAGTAAAATTTAAACCCCGGCTGCGGCGAGGCTGGTTGAATTTTTTTGTCAGTCGGCCGCGAGTGATCTTTTTATTAATTGCTTTTCTGACTGCCATCGGTATCTATGCTTACCAATCGTTACCGCGAGAATCTAGTCCGGAGGTAAAAATTCCTTACGCTGCCGTCTTTACTACTTATCCCGGCGCATCCCCGGCGGATGTTGAAGAGTTAGTTACTAAACCACTGGAAGGCGGAATTAGTGGGCTCAAAGGGGTCAAACAAATCACGTCCGAATCCAGTAATTCTTTATCAATGATTACGGTGGAGTTTGATGCGAAGGAAGATTTAGCTGATGCTCTGCGCCGTTTGCGTGATGAGGTTAATAGTTTGTCTAATCGTTTTCCTGCTGAGGTCTCAACGCCACTCGTTCAAGAAATTTCGGCCGATGATTCACCAATCTGGGTTTTTACTTTATCGGGGGACTACGATGGTTTTGTTTTGCGTGACGCCGCGACAGAAATTAAAAATGAATTAGAAAAAGTTCCCGGGGTGCGTGAGGTGATTATCTCCGGCGGCGATGAACGTCAATTTAGTATTGATTACGATTCTTCAAAATTATCTTTTTATAACCTATCCCCAGCTCTTGCCAATCAGGCGGTGGTGGCTCGTAACAGCGCGATTCCCGTGGGCACTTTTGACGGTGAAAAATATTCTTATGCCCTTCGCACTGACGCTCAGCCCAAAAGCCTAGACGATTTACGCAATACACCCTTGAGTCACACATCGGAAGGAGCCATTATTTATTTAAAAGATGTGGCCGCCGTGGAAGAGGCGGCGATTAAAAAAAGCAGCTTGTCGCGGTTATCGCAACAGGGTTCCGAACCTCAAGAAAGTATTGGTTTCCAAGTTCTTAAAAAAACGGGCGGCAATATTATTGAGGTGGTCGCTGCGGGGAAGGAGCGCTTAGACACTAAACTTGAAACTTTACCGCCCGGGCTTACGTACGCCACTACCTTAGATATGTCGGCGATGGTTGAGGCCGATTTTAATCAGTTGACCGGTGACTTTGTGATGACAATCATTCTGGTTTTTACGATTCTCTTTTTGATTGTCGGCTTTAAGGAGGCGCTCGTGGCCGGGTTGGCCGTTCCTTTAGTTTTCTTTGGTACTTTTGCCGTCATGTTGTTTTCTGGTATTAGTTTAAATTTTCTCTCGCTCTATGCTTTGATTTTGTCGCTTGGCCTTTTGGTCGACGATGCGATTGTGGTGGTCTCAGCGACTAAACAATATTTAAAAAGCGGAAAATTTACTCCGGAAGAAGCCGTCCTTTTAGTTTTAAATGATTTTAAGTTAGTCCTAACGGCCAGCACCTTAACGACAGTTTGGGCCTTTTTGCCGCTGTTATTAGTTTCCGGAATTATGGGCGAGTACTTGAAGTCGATTCCGATTACGATTTCCACAACCTTAATTTTATCTTTAATTATTGCGCTCATTATTAACCACCCCTTAGCGGCAGTGCTCGAAAGAGTTCGTTTTGGTAAGGGTTTATTTTTTACGGCTCTCGCCCTCGTTTTCGGGGCGGCCGTTTGGGCCGCAACCTCAGGCACTATTGTCGGTGGGGTGGTCGCTGCTTTACTGTTAGCTTTAGCGGCAGTCGCCGGAGTTTGGTATTTTCGAGGCGGGCGGGTGAAGCTCCAAAAAAATAGTGATCTAATGGCGGCGGAAACGGCTGATGATGAGAAGATCAAAAGAAAATTAATTTCCCAATCAGCGCCAGTTGGGAATAATTTTTTCGCGCGCCTATTTCACGGCGTTATCCACTTTGATAAGGTGCTGCCGCTTTATGAAAAATACTTGCGCCCGATTATTGAAAAGCGCTTGGCGCGGCGCCGCTTTTTCGGAGGGGTTATGCTGTTATTTGTTATCGCCTTAGCCTTGCCGGCCGTAGGTATTCTTAAATATGAATTTTTTCCAAAAACCGATTTGGAATATATTACTATTGATATTAAAGCGCCGCACGGTCTGAAGCTATCGGAAACCGATAAAATTGTTCAAGCGGTAGAAAGTCATTTATTGGCATATCCAGAGATTGATAATTTTTCCACGGTCGTTGGTGGCGGCGGAGCCTTGGCTTATCTTTCGGGGGATTCATCTTCTAAGGCCAGTATTACTATTCGCCTCAAACCTTTAGCAGCGCGGGCGTTTAAATCTTATGAGTTGGCCGATGCTTGGGGGCAAGATTTAAAAACGATTACGGGCGCGGAAATTACCGTTAGTGCCTTAGCGGCTGGGCCACCGACAGGAGCTGATTTTGAGGTTCAAATTCATGGTGACGATTTACAAGAATTAGAGCGAATTACTTTTGAATTAGAAGAAATTCTAAACAATATTGAGGGGGTAGCGACGACTAAAGATTCTCTTGAAGAAGCTCAGGCAGATTACACTTTTATCCTTAATCCGGATCGTCTTGAACTTTATGACTTAAATGCCGCTTATGTTGGGGGTACTTTACGCTTAGCAATTTCGGGCACGGAAGTAACGACGGTTTTAAATGACGGTGAAGAAATAAAAGTGATAGCGAAGGTGGCCGAGGATAAACTAGAAAATCTCGCCGCTTTACAAAATTTACAGCTGAGTAATTTAAAAGGGCAGACGGTGTTTCTAAAAGATGTGGCCACAGTCAAATTAGAGCCCGCGGCTGCCAGCATTGCCCGCGTTGATGAAACGCGCAGTGTTACCTTGTCGGCCCAGCTCACCGCGACCGGAAATTCGGCGACCGTCTTGGAGGATTTTCAAGCGCAAACCAAAGATTATCAGTTGCCGGCCGGTTATCAAATTGTTTACGGTGGGGCCAGTCAAGAAATTACCGACTCGACAAATTCCATGGTTCAGGCCATGGTGGTGGCACTCCTACTCATTATTATTACCTTGGTCATCCAATTTAATTCCTTTAGGCAAGCCTTGATTATTTTAGTAACTATTCCGTTGGCTTTAATTGGTGTTAGTTTCGGTTTGTCTCTAATTCGGGTGCCGATGTCCTTACCGGCTTTAATCGGCGTCCTCGGCCTCTTTGGTATCGTGGTGAAAAATGCCATTATTTTGGTTGATAAAATTAACCTCAATTTACGCACCGGCATCCCTTTTAACGAAGCCATTATTGATGCCGGCAAATCTCGCCTGGAGGCGATCTTTATTACTTCGGTATCCACCATTTTTGGTCTTTTGCCGATTACTATTTCCAGTGAGATGTGGCGCGGATTGGGAACCGCGATTATTTCTGGATTGATGTTATCTTCCTTTTTTACTCTTTTCGCTGTCCCCGCGCTCTATGTTTCGCTCGTTAAGCCGCCGAAAAAAAAGTTTACTGTTTAA
- the typA gene encoding translational GTPase TypA (Derived by automated computational analysis using gene prediction method: Protein Homology. GO_function: GO:0005525 - GTP binding [Evidence IEA]; GO_process: GO:0006412 - translation [Evidence IEA]; GO_process: GO:0006950 - response to stress [Evidence IEA]), protein MEIRNIAIIAHVDHGKTTLTDAFLRQSGLLEAQSMDSDRLEQERGITIYSKNCSLLYKDTKINIVDTPGHADFSSEVERILRSIDCVLLVVDAQEGPMPQTKFVLKKSLELGLKPIVVINKIDKPAAQPAAVQEMVYELFLDLGASDEQLYFPVIFANGRAGIAWKDLAVPSDNLEPLLDTILEHVAPAATKELSDQALSAQVFNLSYDNFLGRCGVCRVYSGRLKSGQTVYVRGAEGKANAGKISKLFTFSGVSRQEATEVEAGDIALIAGLPNLYIGETIGDTPEVEPLPAILVDEPTISLNFLVNNSPLAGREGKFVTNSQIRERLSKELEVNVGLKIDFSDANLARVYGRGELHIAILLENMRREGYELQVSQPEVIVKDTPEGKLEPFEEVTIDIPEKCSGAVIEKMSRRKGQLLDLKNKNGQSRLLFEIPTRGLLGYRTEFVIDTRGEGILYSHLIGFKPQIGAIEYSETGSMVSMISGKVSAFALWNLQERGVIYIQPNVIVYEGQVIGNVSKGNDLAVNPVKGKKLSNVRASGSDEAINLTPPWELDLERGLSIIKNDEFLEITPTNIRLRKQLLTEVERVRAARKA, encoded by the coding sequence ATGGAAATTAGAAATATTGCTATTATTGCTCACGTTGATCACGGCAAAACTACTTTAACCGATGCTTTTTTACGTCAGAGTGGTTTACTTGAGGCTCAGAGTATGGACAGCGACCGCCTGGAACAGGAGCGGGGGATTACTATTTATTCCAAAAATTGCAGTCTTCTTTATAAAGATACCAAAATTAATATTGTTGATACCCCCGGACACGCCGACTTTAGCTCGGAGGTGGAGCGAATTTTGCGTTCCATTGACTGTGTATTATTGGTTGTTGATGCTCAGGAAGGGCCGATGCCGCAGACTAAATTTGTCTTGAAGAAATCTTTAGAATTGGGGCTCAAGCCGATTGTGGTGATTAACAAGATTGATAAGCCCGCCGCCCAGCCCGCCGCGGTGCAAGAAATGGTTTACGAATTATTTTTAGATTTAGGTGCGAGTGATGAGCAGTTATATTTTCCGGTTATTTTTGCTAATGGTCGCGCTGGTATTGCTTGGAAGGACTTAGCTGTCCCCAGTGATAATCTTGAGCCTTTACTGGACACAATTTTAGAACATGTTGCACCGGCGGCTACTAAAGAGTTATCCGATCAGGCACTTAGCGCGCAAGTTTTTAATTTGTCCTATGATAATTTTTTAGGGCGCTGTGGTGTTTGTCGCGTTTATTCCGGCCGCTTAAAATCCGGTCAAACGGTTTATGTTCGCGGGGCCGAAGGCAAGGCTAACGCCGGTAAAATTTCTAAATTATTCACTTTTTCAGGCGTGAGTCGCCAAGAAGCGACTGAAGTGGAAGCGGGTGACATCGCTTTGATTGCTGGACTACCTAATCTTTATATTGGTGAAACAATTGGTGATACTCCGGAAGTGGAGCCATTGCCGGCCATTTTAGTTGATGAGCCCACCATTTCTTTAAATTTTTTGGTTAACAATTCGCCTCTTGCCGGTCGTGAAGGGAAGTTTGTGACCAATAGCCAAATTCGGGAGCGTTTAAGTAAAGAGCTAGAAGTTAATGTGGGTTTGAAAATTGATTTTTCCGATGCTAATTTAGCGCGCGTTTATGGTCGGGGCGAATTACATATCGCCATCCTTTTAGAAAATATGCGGCGCGAAGGTTATGAGCTGCAAGTTTCTCAACCCGAAGTTATTGTTAAAGATACTCCGGAGGGCAAACTTGAACCTTTTGAGGAGGTGACGATTGATATTCCGGAAAAATGCTCGGGGGCGGTAATTGAAAAAATGTCTCGCCGGAAAGGGCAGCTCTTAGATTTAAAAAATAAGAATGGTCAGAGTCGCCTCTTATTTGAAATCCCGACTCGGGGCTTACTTGGTTATCGAACCGAATTTGTCATTGATACGCGCGGGGAAGGAATTTTATATTCGCACTTAATTGGCTTTAAGCCGCAGATCGGCGCGATTGAATATAGTGAGACCGGCTCCATGGTTTCCATGATCTCCGGTAAAGTTTCGGCTTTTGCTCTCTGGAATTTACAAGAACGCGGGGTGATCTATATCCAGCCTAACGTCATTGTTTATGAAGGGCAAGTGATTGGCAACGTCTCAAAAGGCAATGATTTAGCGGTTAATCCGGTTAAAGGGAAGAAATTGAGTAATGTGAGAGCCTCGGGATCAGACGAAGCAATTAACTTAACTCCGCCCTGGGAGCTTGATTTAGAGCGGGGGTTGAGTATAATAAAGAATGATGAATTTTTGGAAATAACGCCAACCAACATCCGCTTACGCAAGCAATTGTTAACAGAAGTAGAACGAGTTCGGGCAGCGAGAAAAGCTTAA
- a CDS encoding HAD-IA family hydrolase (Derived by automated computational analysis using gene prediction method: Protein Homology. GO_function: GO:0016787 - hydrolase activity [Evidence IEA]; GO_process: GO:0008152 - metabolic process [Evidence IEA]) produces the protein MAKEEKKQKIVIFNLSGALLLPFDKKITLWCDAIRACSAPLEESLIYQNYQKSFHKEIIPLLAEAGNWSQQQRNEVIVTARGSFDNDKFVSLAGLAESMNSLKKVYDLGVVTNRSNRELEESLLSLGLRKSCFRIIHTADEGVYKPDPRVFKTVLKDYRKEDILYVGAAKNDLLVAQKAGVKFWGLTSSTCPQGLFWAYGLTPEQTFSSITDAMKNLLEE, from the coding sequence ATGGCAAAGGAAGAAAAAAAACAAAAGATTGTGATTTTTAATCTTTCCGGGGCATTATTATTGCCCTTTGATAAAAAGATTACCCTGTGGTGTGACGCGATTAGAGCCTGTAGCGCCCCTTTAGAAGAGAGTCTTATTTATCAGAATTACCAAAAAAGTTTTCACAAAGAAATTATTCCTTTATTGGCAGAAGCCGGGAATTGGTCTCAGCAGCAACGAAATGAAGTTATCGTCACCGCTCGCGGTTCCTTTGATAACGACAAGTTTGTCAGTCTGGCTGGCCTAGCGGAAAGCATGAACTCCCTAAAAAAAGTTTACGATTTGGGCGTAGTTACGAACCGGTCTAATCGGGAGCTGGAGGAATCGCTTCTGAGTCTCGGTTTGAGAAAAAGTTGTTTCCGAATTATTCATACCGCCGATGAGGGGGTGTATAAACCGGATCCCCGAGTTTTTAAAACTGTCTTGAAGGATTACCGAAAGGAGGACATTCTTTACGTTGGTGCCGCCAAAAATGATTTACTGGTTGCTCAAAAAGCCGGTGTTAAATTTTGGGGCCTAACCAGCTCAACTTGTCCACAAGGTCTTTTTTGGGCTTATGGGTTAACGCCAGAGCAAACTTTTTCGTCAATTACGGATGCGATGAAAAATTTATTGGAGGAGTAA
- a CDS encoding ribonuclease HII (Derived by automated computational analysis using gene prediction method: Protein Homology. GO_function: GO:0003723 - RNA binding [Evidence IEA]; GO_function: GO:0004523 - RNA-DNA hybrid ribonuclease activity [Evidence IEA]) has protein sequence MINLNQEQKLWNAGYKYVAGVDEAGRGPLAGPVVAACVVLDTNFISHHPELAKVNDSKKLSAKAREALFPLIKDHVLAVEISVVSHEMIDRINILQASLLAMRRAVAACSVKPDYILVDGQQKIPQLDIPQETIINGDATVFAIAAASIIAKVSRDYLLSEYDKKYPQYGFKQHKGYGTKQHLAAIGELGPCPIHRLTFAPFAPAKKNKSAYLKKRP, from the coding sequence ATGATAAATCTCAATCAAGAACAAAAACTCTGGAACGCTGGCTATAAATATGTGGCTGGTGTTGATGAAGCCGGGCGCGGTCCTTTAGCCGGACCAGTAGTCGCCGCTTGCGTAGTTCTAGATACTAATTTCATTTCCCACCACCCCGAGCTCGCGAAAGTTAATGATTCTAAAAAATTAAGTGCTAAGGCGCGCGAAGCTTTATTCCCCTTAATTAAGGATCATGTTTTGGCGGTGGAGATTAGTGTTGTGAGTCACGAAATGATTGACCGGATTAATATTTTACAAGCCAGTCTGCTCGCCATGCGCCGCGCGGTTGCTGCCTGCTCAGTAAAACCCGACTACATTCTTGTTGATGGTCAGCAAAAAATTCCTCAGCTAGACATCCCCCAAGAAACAATCATTAATGGTGACGCCACCGTTTTTGCCATTGCCGCGGCCTCAATCATCGCGAAGGTGAGCCGGGATTATTTACTCAGCGAATATGACAAAAAATATCCGCAGTATGGGTTTAAACAACATAAAGGCTATGGCACTAAGCAGCACTTAGCCGCTATTGGCGAATTAGGCCCCTGCCCGATTCATCGCCTAACCTTCGCTCCGTTCGCGCCGGCCAAGAAAAATAAGTCTGCTTATTTAAAAAAACGCCCCTAG
- a CDS encoding M48 family metallopeptidase (Derived by automated computational analysis using gene prediction method: Protein Homology.): MNEKKTIIDGQSWSYFLENRPGRSLRLEIKDGKIYLFKPRWVAEKSAQEFLVSRRAWLERTLKKEREQIPLLPLSPQECLVFKEKLEARLEYFNRFYNFSWRQISVRHQTARWGSCSAGGILSFNSRIQRLPENLQDYIIVHELCHLGEANHSSSFWALVARVVPDYKERRQQLKQYRLANLIDNNNIL, encoded by the coding sequence ATGAATGAGAAAAAAACAATTATTGACGGTCAGAGTTGGTCTTATTTTTTAGAAAATCGGCCGGGCCGCTCGCTCCGTTTAGAAATCAAAGACGGTAAAATATATTTGTTTAAGCCACGCTGGGTAGCAGAGAAAAGTGCTCAGGAGTTTTTGGTATCTCGGCGCGCCTGGCTCGAGCGGACGCTTAAAAAGGAACGCGAGCAAATTCCACTGTTGCCGCTAAGTCCTCAGGAATGTTTAGTTTTTAAAGAGAAGTTAGAAGCGCGCTTGGAGTATTTTAATCGCTTTTATAATTTTAGTTGGCGTCAAATTAGCGTTCGTCACCAAACTGCTCGTTGGGGTAGTTGCTCAGCTGGGGGGATTTTGAGTTTTAATAGCCGTATCCAAAGGTTGCCGGAAAATCTACAAGACTATATTATTGTTCATGAGCTTTGTCATTTAGGGGAGGCAAATCACTCCAGCTCTTTTTGGGCTTTAGTGGCGCGGGTGGTTCCTGATTATAAAGAGCGTCGGCAACAATTAAAGCAATATCGCTTGGCTAACCTTATTGACAATAACAATATTTTATGA
- a CDS encoding hypothetical protein (Derived by automated computational analysis using gene prediction method: GeneMarkS-2+.): protein MEKNGGNGGGYWSALNEAASLTDKERDDLFLVNNLLRAILPKRNLFEEIQKMAHSDRYTECEVKSLLREALYGRFQKDEESKKTLCYIVCLYLKAFREMELLSESVQIFTNGGSEDCLLAEESKSFRSKQTLFKGDCVGGFFPHI, encoded by the coding sequence ATGGAAAAAAATGGAGGTAATGGAGGCGGTTACTGGAGCGCTTTAAATGAAGCGGCTAGTTTGACCGATAAGGAAAGAGACGATCTATTTCTAGTAAATAATTTGTTAAGGGCAATTTTGCCTAAACGCAATTTGTTTGAAGAAATTCAAAAGATGGCGCATTCGGATCGTTATACCGAGTGTGAAGTAAAATCCCTTCTTCGTGAAGCTTTGTATGGACGCTTCCAAAAAGATGAAGAGTCAAAAAAAACTCTTTGCTATATTGTTTGCTTGTACCTGAAGGCCTTTAGGGAGATGGAGTTGTTGTCTGAATCAGTTCAGATATTTACAAATGGAGGGTCGGAGGACTGCTTACTCGCCGAAGAGAGTAAATCTTTTCGTTCCAAGCAAACCCTTTTTAAGGGTGATTGTGTCGGCGGTTTCTTCCCGCATATTTAA
- a CDS encoding phage holin family protein (Derived by automated computational analysis using gene prediction method: Protein Homology. GO_component: GO:0005886 - plasma membrane [Evidence IEA]; GO_component: GO:0016020 - membrane [Evidence IEA]), with protein MKLIFRLLFNAAWILLGSFIIGGLEVSSFYIALIVAIILGLINALVRPLLIILTLPINILSLGLFTFVINALLVWFVSSFIQGFALSGFWPALLLALWLALGAAVTNLLLTDD; from the coding sequence ATGAAATTAATTTTTCGCCTCCTTTTTAACGCCGCCTGGATTTTACTCGGGTCTTTTATCATTGGCGGCTTAGAGGTTAGTAGCTTTTATATTGCGCTAATTGTTGCTATTATTTTAGGGCTGATTAACGCTTTAGTTCGACCGCTGTTAATTATTTTAACTTTACCAATTAACATTCTTTCTTTAGGTTTATTTACTTTTGTGATTAACGCTCTTTTAGTCTGGTTTGTTTCCAGCTTTATCCAGGGCTTTGCTTTAAGCGGTTTCTGGCCAGCGCTACTACTAGCTCTGTGGCTAGCACTAGGGGCAGCTGTTACTAATTTATTATTGACCGACGACTAA
- a CDS encoding Mur ligase family protein (Derived by automated computational analysis using gene prediction method: Protein Homology. GO_function: GO:0005524 - ATP binding [Evidence IEA]; GO_function: GO:0016881 - acid-amino acid ligase activity [Evidence IEA]; GO_process: GO:0009058 - biosynthetic process [Evidence IEA]): MTYQEAYEYLDSLHNLPRVYRGKNNWQNTPTILKGMHAMLKLDGDPHLKIPHYIHVTGTSGKGSVSLMISQMLIAQGFKVGTITSPHPTKITERWQVNGRSMSDKDFVKTIEELKPVWDVYANEVKFTFPGMASLNTVIALHYFAEQKVDFAVMEVVCGGKNDSTNIIPHKEVAIITNIGLDHLGVLGTNKEVIALNKSGIIKKGCDVITAEGNPKIIHILKLAALKKKARSFEEVDASRYNFLINGEVLKHGWDGLDFRLDGEEYHLNNLGYHQVANARVAITAAKKLGLSQKAIKTGLEKTTFPIRFEVVSQKPYIILDGAHNPDKVRATVASLKSLKGKYKNLHLLVGFSDNKDHSSFLEELIALKPKSLACTRFTQNIFRRTADPKKLKSAALKIKPGLKANSFLDPRAALAWSQAQLGPEDLLLVTGSMFLSGELRPIFKEIK, translated from the coding sequence ATGACTTATCAAGAGGCTTACGAGTATTTAGATTCGCTCCATAATTTGCCGCGCGTTTATCGTGGTAAAAATAATTGGCAAAATACCCCGACGATTCTAAAAGGCATGCACGCCATGCTTAAGCTGGACGGTGATCCCCATTTAAAAATCCCCCACTATATCCATGTGACCGGTACTAGCGGTAAGGGTTCGGTTTCTCTGATGATTAGCCAGATGCTAATTGCTCAGGGTTTTAAGGTGGGAACAATCACTTCGCCGCACCCGACAAAAATTACCGAGCGCTGGCAGGTTAATGGCCGGTCAATGTCGGATAAAGATTTTGTTAAAACCATTGAGGAGCTCAAGCCCGTTTGGGACGTTTATGCTAATGAAGTAAAGTTTACTTTCCCAGGAATGGCCAGTCTCAATACAGTTATTGCTTTACATTACTTTGCTGAACAAAAAGTAGACTTCGCGGTGATGGAAGTTGTGTGTGGCGGGAAAAATGACAGCACCAACATTATTCCTCATAAAGAGGTGGCGATTATCACCAATATTGGTTTAGATCATTTAGGAGTTTTGGGAACTAATAAAGAAGTGATTGCGCTTAATAAGTCGGGAATTATTAAAAAGGGTTGTGATGTTATTACTGCCGAAGGCAATCCGAAAATTATCCATATTTTAAAATTAGCCGCTCTTAAAAAGAAGGCACGGTCTTTTGAGGAGGTGGATGCCAGTCGTTACAACTTTTTAATTAATGGTGAGGTCTTAAAGCACGGTTGGGACGGTTTAGATTTTCGCCTTGATGGCGAAGAGTACCATCTTAATAATCTCGGCTATCACCAAGTCGCTAATGCTCGGGTGGCCATTACTGCCGCCAAGAAATTGGGTTTAAGTCAGAAGGCCATTAAAACTGGTTTAGAAAAAACCACTTTTCCTATTCGTTTTGAAGTTGTTTCTCAGAAACCTTATATTATTTTAGATGGCGCTCATAATCCTGATAAAGTACGGGCGACGGTGGCGAGCTTAAAAAGCTTAAAGGGGAAGTATAAAAATTTACACCTCTTGGTTGGTTTTTCTGATAATAAAGATCACAGTTCTTTTTTAGAGGAGTTAATTGCTCTAAAGCCTAAGAGCTTGGCCTGCACTCGCTTTACCCAAAATATTTTCCGGCGCACGGCCGATCCGAAAAAATTAAAAAGTGCGGCCTTAAAAATCAAACCAGGTTTAAAGGCCAATAGCTTTTTAGATCCGCGGGCGGCTTTAGCTTGGAGTCAGGCGCAGCTAGGTCCGGAAGACTTATTATTAGTAACGGGGTCAATGTTTTTATCCGGAGAGCTACGACCAATTTTTAAGGAAATTAAATAA